From the genome of Paralichthys olivaceus isolate ysfri-2021 chromosome 4, ASM2471397v2, whole genome shotgun sequence:
aaaatcaAATCAGGAGTTTTAGTCGAAAAGCTCCAACGATCTACAATCGTTTGACCTCGAAGAAACGAAGATCAGCCACGAAATAAAATTTAGAGGCAAGACAAAGTCAAATGATTCAGAAATCACAAGAACAAACTATACTGGCTGAACATCAGATGAAATAATCATAATTTAGTGTTAAATTAAGGCTCTGGCTGTTTTCTCGTTATCTTACAAACCCTAAGATTTGTCTCGAAACCTCTTGTGGCATCGATAATCTCTGCAGTTGTGATGTACAGCACTGACTCTCACCTTCGGCATGGGGAACTGGCAGGACCCTGAGCAGTAGTAGGCGTCAAACGACTTTGGTGATATTATCCATTCGCTCCATCCAATGTCAGCGAAGTCCACTTTCAGGTACCTGCGTGCGCAGTTCCTCGGCTCGTTCCACTGCTTCTTTCGCGCCTTTTTAATCGTCTGCTCGTCGAACTGCAGCAGGGGCATCTTGTGCCGCTGATTCTTGCGCGTCTTTTTCCGTGGCCGACGGGCCTGCTTGTTTTCAAAAGGCTCGTACGGACTAGTCTCGTCCCACCCGGTCGTCTCGTACGGATACTCGGGACCGGGGAGTTCATTGTTTTGCAGCGGGAGCAGAACGTTCACCGAGCGCTTGTGTCTGGGCCGGGGCTGTTCTTGTTCGGTGTGGTTTCGCTCCAGGAGGCCCAGTTTATGGGAGCCTTGTGAGATGGGGCCCTCCCCCGCCACTGGATGGTGTCTCTGCAGGGTGGCTACAACACTTTCAGGTTCTGAAATGGCCGAGTCGTTGGCGTAGACCAGGATGTAGGGTGAGCGGTCCGACAGGAGCTTCTTCCACGGCTGGGGCCCTTGCGAGGCCACGTCGATTCCGATGAGCAGCTCGTCGTGATGCTTGGCCTGGTTGACCACACGGGTTATGTCCTTCCACTGCCAGGATATGAAGTCCCTGTAGAGGGTGGACACGTTGATTCGAAACTGTCCGAGAGTCCTCATGTTGTTATCCACGGAGGCGAAGCTCCAGATGACCATGTGGATGTGGCTGTGTCTGCGGGGCCCGTGGCGGCCGCAGCTTTTGGTCCTGGAGCAGCCGTGGGTGCCGTTCTGAAGGTCGCGGATGTAATAATGAAGAGTGGCCGACAGAACATCTTCTGACTTGGTGAGAGAGGTGAGGTTGAAaatctgcagctgcttcttgtTTATGGTCCCTGTGCATTAAATGAAGACAACAAACAACCATTACTTCTCCTGCGGTTATATAACATGTACAGTTGAACAGATTCATTGATTTCTTACAGCAAAACATGTACGATACATATACAAACATGTTTCTATTAACTCCACTTGTCATTATGTAAGTCTAAGAATTGTTCCATTGAAGAGAAagaggtttttgttttgtttgtgaaatgaagatgaaaatgaagatgatgaaaaaTGGACAATCCACAAGTTTATCAGCttcatttttttataaaatatatatttgggACTTCTGAAGATCATAGTTTCAGTAAAAATGCGGAACATCCAAAGTAACTGGGACGATATTTCAGAAAAGACAATTtgtaatattaaataaatctcAAGATATCTCTAAACCTGCCCAAATAAAACCAGCACGGCTACAAACCATCAGGGATGAGTGAAAAACACATCTTTGAATGTTGGTAATTTTGGTGAACTGACTCTTTAAGTGCTGTGATATACATCTACCAGACGACAGGAGGCAGTATAGTCCAATAATCTTCGACCCCGCCAGTGGAGACCGGTCGTTTTAAACAGTGTCGGTGTCCAAGTGATAATGACACAGCGCAGCTTCTCAGTAATTCACAGTTTTTCTATTAGTTCCTGTAGAAAACTCTTGTAAAAGCTGTTCGGGcgcagcagcagctcggtgcTGTGGCGGAGCTGCGCTGCTGGGACACAGTGAGACCGAGCAGCTGCCAGATGTGGCTCCAGGGAAAAAAACCCGTCTAGACTATCTGACAGTAAAATCTCAAGG
Proteins encoded in this window:
- the bmp3 gene encoding bone morphogenetic protein 3; the encoded protein is MALYSRFVVVLLYGWSYLCVGYCAMLKTDTIPERRKVDFTHSEDKKHHAKEEQDLLLQDTMTEHMQMLYAKYNRAGFPFKDGNTVRSFKAHWGTINKKQLQIFNLTSLTKSEDVLSATLHYYIRDLQNGTHGCSRTKSCGRHGPRRHSHIHMVIWSFASVDNNMRTLGQFRINVSTLYRDFISWQWKDITRVVNQAKHHDELLIGIDVASQGPQPWKKLLSDRSPYILVYANDSAISEPESVVATLQRHHPVAGEGPISQGSHKLGLLERNHTEQEQPRPRHKRSVNVLLPLQNNELPGPEYPYETTGWDETSPYEPFENKQARRPRKKTRKNQRHKMPLLQFDEQTIKKARKKQWNEPRNCARRYLKVDFADIGWSEWIISPKSFDAYYCSGSCQFPMPKALKPSNHATIQSIVRAVGVVPGIPEPCCVPEKMSSLSILFFDEDKNVVLKVYPNMTVDSCACR